The proteins below come from a single Argentina anserina chromosome 1, drPotAnse1.1, whole genome shotgun sequence genomic window:
- the LOC126788600 gene encoding presenilin-like protein At1g08700, whose product MESSILESMGAEIIGVMSPVSICMFLVVLLVYALSPSDPSSSSSSSIRTAANLVYLESPTDSTSQKLEGALLNALVFVVLIAVVTFLLVLLYYYNFTNFLKNYMRFSAFFVLATMGGSIFLSLIQHFSIPIDSLTCFLLLFNFTLLGVLSMFAAGMPILLRQAYMVSLGIIVAAWFTKLPEWTTWVLLVALALYDLVAVLAPGGPLKLLVELASSRDEELPALVYEARPTAPRNGSPLAFLVAGVSDSGSVELQAVSRDNDTVVDVDGERLLLVDRHSSSGDSLSGELFSVNAVSDRARRFGSEIVGDEEERSPLVQMPGSGNEREQLRRDATEMFSRGIKLGLGDFIFYSVLVGRAAMFDLMTVYACYLAIISGLGCTLILLSVCNRALPALPISIALGVIFYFLTRLLLEPFVVGTATNLLMF is encoded by the coding sequence ATGGAGTCGAGCATCCTGGAGTCGATGGGCGCTGAAATCATCGGCGTAATGTCCCCAGTCTCAATCTGCATGTTCCTCGTTGTTCTCCTCGTCTACGCCCTCTCCCCCTCCgacccttcttcttcctcctcctcatccatCCGCACCGCCGCGAATCTCGTCTACCTCGAGAGCCCCACCGACTCCACCTCCCAGAAGCTCGAAGGCGCTCTCCTCAACGCCCTCGTCTTCGTCGTCCTCATCGCCGTCGTCACCTTCCTCCTCGTCCTCCTCTACTACTACAACTTCACCAACTTCCTCAAGAACTACATGCGCTTCTCCGCCTTCTTCGTCCTCGCCACCATGGGCGGCTCCATCTTCCTCTCCCTCATCCAGCACTTCTCCATCCCCATCGACTCCCTCACCtgcttcctcctcctcttcaatTTCACCCTCCTCGGCGTCTTGTCCATGTTCGCCGCCGGCATGCCCATTCTCCTCCGCCAGGCTTATATGGTCTCCCTGGGCATCATCGTCGCCGCTTGGTTCACCAAGTTGCCCGAATGGACCACCTGGGTTCTCCTCGTCGCGCTTGCCCTCTATGATCTGGTCGCTGTTctcgcccccggcggccctctTAAGCTCCTTGTCGAGCTCGCCTCTAGCCGCGACGAGGAGCTCCCCGCCTTGGTTTACGAGGCCCGCCCTACCGCGCCGCGAAACGGATCCCCCCTGGCGTTTCTGGTCGCCGGCGTCTCCGATTCTGGCTCCGTTGAGCTTCAGGCCGTCTCGAGGGACAATGACACTGTGGTTGATGTTGATGGTGAGAGGCTGCTGTTGGTGGATAGGCACTCTTCCAGCGGTGATTCTTTGTCGGGGGAGTTATTCTCTGTCAATGCTGTGTCGGATAGAGCGAGGCGGTTTGGGTCTGAAATCGTGGGCGATGAGGAGGAGAGGTCTCCTCTTGTTCAAATGCCTGGCTCGGGGAATGAGAGAGAGCAGTTGAGAAGGGATGCTACTGAGATGTTCAGTAGAGGTATTAAACTCGGCCTTGGTGATTTCATTTTCTACAGTGTTCTTGTGGGCAGAGCTGCAATGTTTGACCTTATGACTGTTTATGCCTGTTATCTCGCCATTATTTCGGGACTTGGATGCACACTTATCTTGTTGTCAGTGTGCAATCGTGCTTTGCCTGCACTGCCTATATCTATTGCGTTGGGTGTTATCTTTTACTTCTTGACTCGGCTGTTATTGGAGCCCTTTGTTGTTGGGACAGCCACAAATTTACTGATGTTTTAA